In a single window of the Litorilinea aerophila genome:
- a CDS encoding metallophosphoesterase — protein sequence MQARLGTTKLHARLSAMARLSAYTLRCLALVMAYLFIMGEVTAAIQAAQPGVSGSQPLAPCSSCVHLEAAVAPVADGRAEEVRVLYPNEWGILHPGGVAYLPAFGYLALVDRETLASPGGGEAPVVVITPYEELVGSVDLPYQLDEPVNMAYDSTDNRLFLLDAVRNRLAWTSIAENGIPEGTSLAEVDISHLGLHRAAGIAVHGASRQLLILDTMPANNSARLVGADLEQDFRLVSTLDLSPFGTANLRGLAVHPDTDHFFLTHPAAGVLYQLDQSGQLLHTYDLTALELVDPQGIVFAPSADLTDPADTIHLWMADSGLADNESLPSQDQKVYLPRVVQSMASVSAMEPQDLGVPQSLPSFGRLLELALVLDAPLPTATSAATPELCLGAPITLTVGVVASADDADETPAGIVNLTSNDLDLGRRTVGIRFPAVAVPQDADILQASLELTVDELAAEPASVVIRGQATDEAAPFTTAPNDISARPTTAAAVSWDPIPAFNVVGETVRTPDLASVIEEIVHRPGWSSGNALALIAVGAGVREAVAFDGAADAAPRLSIEYCSLATPTPSASTILTSTGMATTPPTDTPTPSPSPSPSATATSTAMPTWTPTPTPGDLVLRFAVIGDYGNHSANAARVAALVNSWEPDFIITTGDNNYPDGEAATIDTNIGQFYSQYIGNYQGSYGSGSPTNRFWPSLGNHDWHTITCTGSTCTGAYFDYFTLPNNERYYDVDLGLVHLYALDSDRDEPDGRNSSSAQAQWLQARLAESTSCYDLVYFHHPPYSSGRHGSNSNLQWPFASWGAEAVFAGHDHLYERLEADGIPYFVNGAGGASLYTFDNLGNLPTGVTSVVRYNGDHGAMLVTATPTGITYEFYNADGVQIDVYTQAASCSATPTDRSLSVLQESVASQVYE from the coding sequence ATGCAGGCCCGACTGGGAACTACCAAACTACATGCCAGACTAAGCGCTATGGCTCGCCTGAGCGCGTACACCCTGCGCTGTCTGGCCCTGGTCATGGCCTATCTGTTCATCATGGGGGAAGTCACCGCGGCCATCCAGGCCGCCCAGCCTGGTGTTTCGGGGAGTCAGCCATTGGCCCCATGTTCTTCGTGCGTCCACCTCGAAGCAGCGGTTGCTCCTGTGGCGGATGGTCGGGCAGAAGAGGTACGCGTGCTCTATCCCAACGAGTGGGGGATTCTCCATCCTGGCGGGGTTGCCTACCTGCCTGCCTTCGGCTATCTGGCACTGGTGGATCGGGAAACGTTGGCTTCGCCTGGCGGTGGTGAGGCCCCGGTGGTGGTCATTACCCCTTATGAAGAGCTGGTTGGAAGCGTCGACCTGCCCTATCAGTTGGATGAGCCCGTCAACATGGCTTACGACAGCACGGACAATCGGTTGTTTCTTCTGGATGCGGTGAGAAACCGGCTGGCCTGGACTTCCATCGCTGAAAACGGCATTCCCGAAGGGACCTCACTGGCGGAGGTCGATATCAGCCATCTCGGCCTCCACAGGGCAGCGGGTATAGCCGTCCATGGGGCCAGCCGCCAGCTCCTGATTCTGGATACCATGCCTGCCAACAATAGCGCCCGCCTGGTCGGTGCTGACCTGGAGCAGGATTTTCGTCTGGTTTCCACCCTCGATCTCTCCCCATTTGGCACAGCCAACCTGCGCGGCCTGGCCGTGCATCCAGACACCGACCATTTCTTTCTGACCCACCCGGCTGCTGGCGTTCTCTACCAGTTGGATCAGAGCGGGCAACTTCTGCACACCTATGACTTGACCGCTTTGGAGCTGGTGGATCCCCAGGGCATTGTCTTTGCCCCCAGCGCGGATCTGACCGATCCGGCGGATACCATCCATCTTTGGATGGCAGACAGCGGCCTGGCAGACAATGAAAGTCTGCCCTCCCAGGATCAGAAGGTCTATTTGCCTCGTGTGGTGCAGTCGATGGCTTCTGTTTCCGCAATGGAGCCCCAAGACCTGGGTGTACCGCAATCGCTCCCCTCCTTTGGCCGCCTGCTAGAGCTGGCCCTGGTGCTGGACGCTCCACTACCGACCGCCACCTCGGCGGCGACGCCGGAACTCTGCTTGGGCGCGCCGATCACCCTCACCGTTGGCGTCGTGGCCAGCGCCGATGATGCCGACGAAACACCTGCGGGGATTGTAAACCTGACCAGCAACGACCTGGACCTTGGCCGGCGAACCGTCGGCATACGCTTTCCAGCCGTGGCTGTCCCCCAGGACGCCGACATCCTCCAGGCCTCGCTGGAGTTGACCGTGGACGAATTGGCCGCCGAACCGGCTTCCGTCGTCATTCGCGGCCAGGCCACCGATGAAGCGGCCCCCTTCACCACCGCTCCCAACGACATTTCGGCCCGGCCTACCACGGCCGCGGCCGTGAGCTGGGATCCCATCCCCGCTTTCAACGTGGTGGGCGAGACCGTTCGCACGCCAGATCTGGCGTCTGTCATCGAAGAGATCGTCCACCGGCCGGGTTGGTCCAGTGGCAATGCCCTGGCCCTCATTGCCGTGGGGGCAGGTGTGCGGGAGGCGGTGGCCTTCGACGGCGCGGCGGACGCTGCGCCCCGCCTATCCATTGAATACTGTTCCCTGGCCACGCCGACACCCAGTGCCAGCACCATTTTGACGTCCACGGGCATGGCCACGACACCACCCACGGATACCCCGACCCCGTCGCCCAGCCCCAGCCCCAGCGCAACGGCTACCTCGACGGCGATGCCCACCTGGACACCCACGCCAACGCCCGGCGACCTGGTCCTGCGCTTTGCCGTGATCGGGGATTATGGCAACCACAGTGCCAATGCGGCCCGGGTGGCTGCACTGGTCAACAGCTGGGAGCCGGATTTTATCATCACCACCGGGGACAACAATTATCCAGATGGGGAGGCGGCCACCATCGACACCAACATCGGTCAGTTCTACAGCCAGTACATCGGCAACTATCAGGGGAGCTACGGCTCAGGTAGCCCGACCAACCGTTTCTGGCCTTCCCTGGGTAACCACGACTGGCACACCATCACCTGTACGGGCAGCACCTGCACAGGCGCCTATTTCGACTACTTCACCTTACCGAACAATGAGCGTTACTACGACGTCGATCTGGGGCTGGTCCACCTCTATGCGCTGGACAGTGACCGGGATGAGCCGGATGGACGCAATTCGAGCTCAGCCCAGGCCCAGTGGTTGCAGGCGCGGCTGGCCGAATCCACATCCTGTTATGACCTGGTCTATTTCCACCACCCACCGTACTCCTCTGGCCGCCATGGTTCCAACAGCAATCTACAGTGGCCCTTTGCCAGTTGGGGGGCGGAGGCCGTGTTCGCCGGGCACGACCATCTCTATGAACGTCTGGAGGCGGACGGCATCCCCTACTTTGTCAACGGGGCCGGCGGGGCCTCCCTCTACACCTTCGACAACCTGGGCAACCTGCCCACCGGGGTCACTTCGGTGGTCCGCTACAACGGCGATCACGGTGCCATGCTGGTCACGGCGACCCCCACGGGCATTACCTATGAGTTTTATAACGCCGATGGTGTGCAGATTGATGTCTATACACAAGCGGCATCTTGTTCTGCCACCCCGACAGATAGAAGTTTATCGGTTCTCCAGGAGTCGGTTGCGTCTCAGGTGTACGAGTAG
- a CDS encoding three-helix bundle dimerization domain-containing protein: protein MPVIGEELVQEIWTRLAGRVSRERIRRVAIEVAREYQDAKVTAFLPIFIQRQTLERLRHSAE, encoded by the coding sequence ATGCCCGTGATTGGCGAAGAGTTGGTGCAGGAGATTTGGACCAGACTGGCAGGTCGCGTATCTCGAGAACGCATCCGTCGAGTTGCCATAGAGGTGGCCCGTGAATATCAGGATGCCAAAGTAACCGCGTTTCTGCCTATCTTCATTCAGCGTCAGACGTTGGAGCGGCTTCGCCACTCGGCGGAATAG
- a CDS encoding sialidase/neuraminidase family protein, whose protein sequence is MGRALTKRHAGFFERRIRNPLSFVYDIYQYGKARELLSFLVWESFHRLHLFPKSRYLRFTPHEPLILRGDQPDSPAFGDRLCGAIQDLGLTATPSPHNWKLFSFGHHGEMIGCLYPDDRALYVSTDGGDTVKLVTRFPERIKAIFVSSRNVLFVCVKGAVYRSANGGDSFARVLNLGSSESFFRHNNAMTETPDGTLLIGEYGNVWEGNRWRKLAYLYFSADEGRTWQRSDFLIHQGINKHVHLVKYSRIFNRIFMADGDNYKKLWVCDSLDFTDLLNPEHWHPVNRFHIQMGGYTAAVECDGRLFFGTDYQGGTNFLVYTSDGYHFEKKVIPDPYRRSPIDNMVLRRSRDGIEIWALLPYSAANTRCLLMVTKDGGETWSRVIEYSRDTHKVWLLNTSDEIADELYVSVEAPDSGKRAVYQIADL, encoded by the coding sequence GTGGGAAGAGCACTGACCAAACGACATGCTGGATTCTTCGAACGAAGGATTCGGAACCCCCTGTCGTTTGTCTATGATATTTACCAATACGGCAAGGCGCGTGAGCTCCTCTCGTTTTTGGTGTGGGAATCCTTTCACCGGCTTCATCTCTTTCCAAAGAGTCGCTATTTGCGTTTCACGCCCCATGAACCGCTCATTTTGCGAGGAGATCAGCCAGACAGCCCTGCATTTGGCGACCGGCTGTGTGGGGCTATCCAGGACCTCGGCCTCACCGCGACGCCGTCGCCACATAACTGGAAACTTTTTAGCTTTGGCCACCATGGCGAGATGATCGGCTGCCTGTATCCCGACGACCGGGCCTTGTACGTGAGCACCGACGGCGGCGATACGGTGAAATTGGTCACACGTTTCCCAGAGCGCATTAAGGCCATCTTTGTGTCCAGCCGAAATGTCCTCTTTGTTTGTGTGAAAGGGGCGGTTTATCGCAGTGCCAATGGCGGGGACTCGTTTGCCAGGGTTCTCAATCTGGGATCGTCAGAAAGCTTTTTCCGGCACAACAACGCCATGACTGAGACACCCGATGGCACCCTCCTTATCGGTGAGTATGGCAACGTCTGGGAGGGAAACCGTTGGCGCAAATTGGCCTATCTCTATTTCAGCGCCGATGAAGGGCGTACGTGGCAGCGTTCTGACTTTTTGATCCATCAAGGCATTAACAAACATGTCCATTTGGTGAAGTATAGCCGCATTTTCAATCGAATTTTTATGGCCGATGGGGACAACTACAAAAAACTTTGGGTCTGTGACTCTTTGGACTTCACCGACCTGTTGAACCCTGAACACTGGCACCCGGTGAACCGCTTTCATATTCAAATGGGCGGATATACAGCGGCTGTTGAATGTGATGGGAGGCTGTTTTTCGGGACTGATTACCAGGGAGGCACCAACTTCCTGGTCTACACCAGCGATGGATATCACTTCGAGAAGAAGGTGATTCCGGACCCCTATCGGCGGAGCCCCATCGATAACATGGTCCTCCGCCGCTCACGAGACGGGATCGAGATCTGGGCCCTGTTGCCCTACTCTGCCGCCAATACCAGGTGCCTGCTCATGGTGACTAAGGATGGGGGCGAGACCTGGTCCCGCGTGATCGAATATAGCCGAGATACCCACAAGGTCTGGTTGCTCAACACGTCGGACGAGATAGCAGACGAATTGTATGTTTCGGTGGAAGCTCCGGATTCAGGTAAGCGGGCGGTCTACCAAATTGCGGATCTGTGA
- a CDS encoding AAA family ATPase yields MPSRIIELVGLAGAGKSTLARALCRMDERIHVAEDLALRNGRHLALFARSMATLLPLVVQAQRRGRAPTLDELKALAYLEAWPRFLRQEFADPGSVILLDHGPIFKCATLWAFGPEQLRQALFIPWWHSRLREWAQTLDRILWLYAPEELLIQRINARSQRHAVKGRPIVEATTFLGRYQAAYDQVLTALAAQGGPRPVALDSSRYSAAYLAAQILATLGQGHSTTSRVSA; encoded by the coding sequence ATGCCCTCTCGGATCATTGAGTTGGTGGGGCTGGCGGGGGCAGGTAAATCCACCCTGGCCCGGGCGCTGTGTAGGATGGACGAACGAATACACGTCGCAGAGGATCTGGCCCTGCGCAATGGGCGACACCTGGCCCTATTTGCGCGTTCGATGGCGACGCTCCTGCCCCTTGTGGTGCAGGCGCAGAGGCGCGGACGTGCACCGACCTTGGATGAATTGAAGGCCCTGGCCTACCTGGAGGCCTGGCCCAGGTTCCTGCGTCAGGAGTTCGCCGATCCTGGTAGCGTGATCTTGCTTGACCACGGGCCGATTTTTAAATGTGCGACCTTGTGGGCCTTTGGGCCAGAGCAGCTCCGGCAGGCCCTCTTCATCCCATGGTGGCACAGCCGGCTGCGAGAATGGGCACAGACCCTGGACCGAATCTTGTGGCTGTATGCCCCAGAAGAGCTCCTGATCCAGCGCATTAACGCTCGAAGCCAGCGCCATGCCGTGAAGGGCCGGCCAATCGTGGAAGCGACCACATTCCTTGGGCGCTATCAGGCCGCCTATGACCAGGTGTTGACGGCCCTGGCGGCGCAGGGTGGCCCCCGGCCTGTGGCATTGGATTCCAGCCGGTATTCCGCCGCGTATCTGGCGGCGCAAATTTTGGCCACTTTGGGCCAGGGACATTCAACCACTTCCAGGGTGTCGGCCTGA
- a CDS encoding MOP flippase family protein, whose translation MALREKAVRGIIWSIAQKWGREGISFLTFLALSRLLAPEAFGLVALAVVFTAVFEIFLDQGLAAAIVQRNELEPEHLDTAFWITVFVGLVLTGLGIASSNAIAAFLGQPQVAPILRWLSLNFLLSALSSVQIALLQRDLAFKSLAIRSLVATGVGGVVGISMALAGFGVWSLIAQTLANGLAGVVVLWQASDWRPGLRVSSRHYRELFSFGAYVVGNNLLKVLMRRSDDFLIGYFLGPTLLGYYTVGYRLLLVLIRVVTGIINSVAFPTFSRLQAEPVRLQRAFYRTTQYTSLLAFPVFIGLAVLAPEVVPALFGRQWMPSIPVMQILAFIGILQSILAFNMSVLRASGKPSWELGIMLLNTVFSILGFLVAVRWGIVAVAASFVLVGYILAPVSYWTVNRVLPLAFQTYLSQFVPPLAASAAMVAAILGVKALLMPLGWHPLLSLALYVAIGGLAYLTCLILVARSLSLQILDMVQLVLPRWKVRRVA comes from the coding sequence ATGGCGCTGCGGGAGAAGGCAGTACGAGGCATTATCTGGTCTATCGCACAGAAATGGGGCCGGGAGGGGATCTCCTTTTTGACATTCTTGGCCCTATCTCGTCTTCTGGCACCGGAAGCTTTCGGTCTGGTAGCCCTGGCTGTGGTTTTTACGGCGGTTTTCGAAATTTTTCTCGATCAGGGGCTGGCTGCAGCCATTGTGCAGCGCAATGAGCTGGAACCGGAACATCTGGACACCGCTTTCTGGATTACGGTGTTCGTGGGCCTGGTTTTGACCGGACTGGGCATTGCCTCTTCCAACGCCATTGCGGCATTCTTGGGGCAACCCCAGGTGGCTCCCATCCTCCGATGGCTTTCCCTGAATTTTCTGTTGAGTGCTTTGAGCAGCGTCCAGATTGCACTTTTACAACGAGATTTAGCGTTCAAGAGCCTGGCCATACGGTCCCTGGTGGCTACAGGGGTAGGTGGGGTCGTGGGCATTAGCATGGCCCTGGCTGGTTTTGGCGTCTGGAGTTTGATTGCCCAGACCCTCGCCAATGGGCTGGCTGGCGTGGTGGTGTTATGGCAGGCCAGCGACTGGCGGCCTGGCCTGCGGGTATCCTCCAGGCATTATCGGGAGCTCTTCTCCTTTGGCGCGTATGTGGTGGGCAATAATCTGCTGAAAGTCCTGATGAGGCGCTCGGATGACTTTTTGATCGGATATTTTCTAGGACCCACTTTGTTGGGCTATTACACAGTAGGGTATCGGCTGCTGTTGGTTCTCATCCGGGTGGTGACAGGGATCATCAACTCGGTGGCTTTTCCCACTTTTTCTCGCCTCCAGGCTGAACCGGTACGACTCCAACGGGCCTTTTATCGCACCACCCAATACACCAGCCTGCTGGCATTTCCCGTCTTCATCGGGCTGGCTGTGCTGGCTCCGGAAGTGGTCCCTGCCCTCTTTGGCCGCCAGTGGATGCCCAGTATTCCTGTGATGCAGATCTTAGCCTTTATCGGCATTCTGCAGTCCATCTTGGCCTTCAACATGAGCGTGTTACGGGCATCCGGCAAGCCCTCCTGGGAATTGGGTATTATGCTTCTGAATACCGTGTTCAGCATCCTGGGCTTTTTGGTGGCTGTCCGGTGGGGCATTGTGGCGGTGGCTGCTTCCTTTGTGTTAGTAGGGTATATCCTCGCCCCGGTTTCGTATTGGACAGTCAACCGGGTGCTGCCCCTGGCTTTCCAGACCTACCTTTCCCAGTTTGTTCCGCCACTGGCGGCTTCTGCGGCCATGGTCGCCGCCATTTTGGGGGTGAAAGCGCTGTTGATGCCACTGGGATGGCATCCGTTACTGTCCCTGGCCTTGTATGTAGCCATAGGGGGCCTGGCTTACCTGACCTGTCTCATCCTGGTGGCCCGGTCGCTATCGCTGCAGATTCTGGATATGGTTCAGCTGGTCCTTCCCCGCTGGAAGGTAAGGAGAGTGGCTTGA